From Pyrenophora tritici-repentis strain M4 chromosome 1, whole genome shotgun sequence, the proteins below share one genomic window:
- a CDS encoding E3 ubiquitin-protein ligase bre1, producing the protein MEDRKRPITDDAAPPAKRQALTANGARTHPEADTPWKDDIEVRPPITNRLPPPPTAHTLADTAILQLFQKDAILRQMREYKREANMVDEQLSALKIRSQYHDDHLRTIDAWFDQLIDEIKLRGSGHLPDANFTPSIPATLLREDNQTFKKHLSNRRDKILACLTDLFSKYPQSSPEVADLQQKLSDLLAIEKDHVVRLQQVTAEKEQLCDQLTDATHRYLRSEKKCDRLRSAQVQRLEQQAVGASAAVKEEAPSASNGTQAANGTSPGPISEELETAKNQAIAEATKRKEQLEQIEQENKKLTEEVSALKVKLTGLSDDDYAKTDLFKAIKSQHEDVIKRINNLEATNIQLREEAQKYQAERTAYRIKVDDEVRATLADSASHVSQAEANCARIRNARDELQTQKTVLEASHKDARESIEQSKKLASACDLRIAALEQECARLRAQIAEDQASSEQESPGLDDLTPEQLRSKVSKLDSQTKLLSTELLGMEEAWKKAHGAANSKITITATWEENIAKANADKAKAEQKYFAAMKTKGELEQQVRILRAQTSKATEVVAQLKEADTLSRSLVDKLEKQTAEMRSQMDDLSITHRQLQQKVNENAITSEGHISQIAELKKVVETKDAMCLAAKHAQRESETERDKLAAQVTGLEKQVQIYKKKSTANQSSEVSTMELLIQCQICKSKLKNTVIKTCGHMFCDQCVQDRLTNRARKCPNCGKAFGSNDTMRVHL; encoded by the exons ATGGAGGACCGGAAGCGGCCCATCACTGACGACGCTGCTCCTCCTGCTAAGAGGCAAGCGTTGACTGCCAACGGTGCTCGAACTCACCCAGAAGCTGACACGCCGTGGAAAGATGACATCGAGGTTCGCCCCCCGATTACCAACCGCCTTCCTCCTCCGCCCACGGCGCACACACTCGCTGACACTGCGATTCTACAGCTGTTTCAAAAAGATGCCATTCTGCGCCAGATGCGCGAGTACAAACGCGAAGCCAACATGGTCGACGAACAACTGTCTGCTCTGAAAATACGTTCTCAGTACCACGATGACCATCTACGGACAATAGACGCTTGGTTTGATCAG CTTATCGATGAGATCAAACTCCGAGGGTCTGGTCACCTGCCTGATGCCAATTTCACTCCCTCCATACCCGCTACGCTCCTGCGGGAGGACAATCAGACATTCAAGAAGCATTTGTCTAACCGCAGGGACAAGATTCTTGCTTGTCTGACTGATCTCTTTTCAAAGTATCCTCAAAGCAGTCCAGAGGTAGCAGATTTGCAGCAGAAGCTTTCAGACCTTCTGGCTATAGAGAAAGATCACGTGGTCCGACTACAGCAAGTCACGGCCGAGAAGGAGCAGTTGTGCGATCAACTAACTGATGCCACTCACCGTTACCTCAGGTCTGAGAAGAAGTGTGATCGTTTAAGGAGCGCTCAAGTCCAGAGACTTGAGCAGCAAGCCGTTGGTGCAAGCGCTGCTGTGAAAGAGGAGGCACCATCTGCAAGCAATGGGACACAGGCAGCCAACGGCACTTCACCGGGGCCTATCAGTGAAGAACTGGAAACTGCAAAGAACCAGGCCATAGCTGAGGCGACCAAGAGAAAGGAGCAGCTTGAGCAGATCGAGCAagagaacaagaagcttACTGAAGAGGTCTCAGCATTGAAAGTGAAGCTCACTGGGCTGTCTGACGATGATTACGCCAAAACGGATCTCTTCAAAGCCATCAAGAGCCAACATGAAGACGTCATCAAACGCATTAACAATCTTGAAGCCACCAACATTCAGCTACGAGAGGAGGCGCAAAAGTACCAGGCAGAGCGAACTGCATACAGGATTAAGGTTGACGATGAGGTACGTGCGACCTTGGCAGATTCTGCAAGCCACGTTTCGCAAGCAGAGGCAAACTGTGCGCGCATTCGAAACGCTCGAGATGAACTCCAGACTCAGAAGACTGTTTTGGAAGCAAGCCACAAGGATGCCAGAGAGTCTATTGAGCAGTCCAAAAAGCTTGCCAGCGCATGTGACCTTCGGATCGCCGCTTTGGAGCAGGAATGTGCGCGTCTACGAGCACAAATTGCGGAGGACCAGGCGTCAAGCGAACAGGAATCCCCAGGATTGGATGACTTGACACCAGAGCAACTGCGCAGCAAAGTCTCGAAGCTTGATAGCCAAACTAAACTCTTGAGCACAGAACTCCTGGGCATGGAGGAGGCATGGAAAAAGGCGCATGGGGCTGCAAACTCGAAAATCACCATCACCGCCACTTGGGAGGAGAACATTGCCAAGGCGAACGCGGACAAGGCCAAGGCAGAGCAGAAGTATTTCGCGGCTATGAAGACCAAGGGAGAGCTGGAACAACAGGTTCGCATTCTGCGCGCTCAAACTAGCAAGGCAACCGAAGTTGTAGCGCAGTTGAAAGAGGCGGATACTCTCAGTCGGTCACTAGTAGACAAATTGGAGAAGCAGACTGCGGAAATGCGATCGCAGATGGATGACTTGTCCATTACGCACCGCCAACTGCAGCAGAAGGTTAACGAGAACGCCATTACATCCGAAGGTCACATCAGTCAGATAGCAGAACTGAAAAAGGTGGTTGAAACTAAGGACGCGATGTGCCTTGCCGCCAAGCACGCCCAACGCGAATCGGAAACGGAGCGAGATAAGCTAGCAGCCCAAGTCACTGGATTGGAGAAGCAAGTGCAAATTtacaagaagaagagcacGGCCAACCAGAGCTCTGAGGTTTCGACCATGGAACTGTTGATTCAGTGCCAGATCTGCAAGAGCAAGCTCAAGAACACCGTCATCAAAACTTGCGGACACATGTTCTGCGATCAGTGCGTCCAAGACCGACTTACCAACCGAGCGAGAAAGTGTCCCAACTGCGGCAAGGCGTTTGGCAGCAACGACACAATGCGGGTGCATTTGTAA
- a CDS encoding ProP, Permease major facilitator superfamily — MVSALIRDAPIGQILRYLTNNRTLKYPEELPDFVIPAAYTYNRHSRPVPKRHISEVTEVTQVEKDEPATEEVCYPDPETVIEEASESGDDTTSDLEKIQTVRTLHTARTQISRVGTRTALHKSTTQADLEQQFSLATVERCPTRPLEPEILTDGIILVDWYDTDDASNPQNWSFGKKAIVLFLILMYTMGVYMGSAIYSPSIPGVMERFGVEIGAASLGLSMYVFAYGLGPLLFSPLSEIPIIGRNPPYIISYAIFVILIVPSALVDNFAGLIVLRFLQGFFGSPCLATGGATLQDMYSLIKLPYVLSLWAFAATCGPALGPIISGFSVAAKNWRWSLWEMLWLNGPIFLALFLFLPETSTSTILLRRAQRLRRITGDAHLKSQSEIDQANLTPRAIAVEALWRPFQLMLLDPSIAFTAVYTAIVYGIFYSFFEAFPLVYNEMYAFNLGELGLTFLSVTVGVVLSIVWYWWYIRYRVEPSIRLHGLGAPERRLIPALFVTFFTYIGLYPVSVL, encoded by the exons ATGGTGTCGGCTCTGATACGCGACGCGCCAATCGGCCAGATCCTCCGATATCTCACAAACAACAGAACCCTCAAGTACCCTGAAGAACTTCCCGATTTCGTGATCCCAGCAGCTTACACTTACAACCGACATTCTCGACCCGTCCCGAAGCGTCATATATCAGAAGTCACTGAAGTAACCCAAGTTGAAAAAGATGAGCCAGCCACAGAAGAAGTATGCTATCCAGATCCGGAAACCGTCATCGAAGAAGCGTCAGAGAGCGGAGACGACACTACCAGTGACTTGGAAAAGATACAGACGGTCAGGACACTGCACACTGCACGGACACAGATCTCCCGTGTCGGAACACGGACAGCGCTGCATAAATCGACAACGCAGGCAGATCTCGAACAGCAATTCTCACTAGCAACAGTAGAGCGTTGTCCAACCCGACCTCTGGAGCCTGAGATACTCACCGACGGAATAATTCTAGTAGACTGGTACGACACCGATGATGCCTCCAATCCTCAGAACTGGAGTTTCGGGAAGAAAGCTATTGTCCTCTTCCTCATCCTGATGTACACCATGGGGGTTTACATGGGCAGTGCCATCTACAGTCCCAGTATACCTGGAGTCATGGAGCGCTTCGGTGTGGAAATTGGTGCCGCGTCGCTAGGTCTATCAATGTACGTCTTCGCCTACGGTCTCGGACCACTCCTCTTCTCGCCATTGAGCGAAATCCCTATCATTGGCCGTAACCCACCATACATAATCTCCTACGCCATCTTCGTCATCCTAATCGTTCCCTCCGCTCTCGTCGACAACTTCGCCGGACTAATCGTCCTCCGCTTCCTCCAAGGATTCTTCGGAAGCCCTTGTCTCGCCACCGGCGGCGCAACCCTACAAGATATGTACAGCCTAATCAAACTCCCCTACGTGCTCTCCCTCTGGGCTTTTGCAGCAACATGCGGTCCAGCGCTCGGCCCCATCATCAGCGGCTTCAGCGTCGCAGCAAAGAACTGGCGCTGGTCCCTGTGGGAAATGCTCTGGCTCAACGGCCCTATCTTCCTCgccctcttcctcttcctcccAGAAACCTCCACGTCGACCATCCTCCTCCGCCGCGCCCAACGCCTCCGCCGCATCACCGGCGACGCGCACTTGAAAAGCCAATCTGAAATCGACCAAGCAAATCTCACGCCGCGCGCCATCGCCGTCGAAGCCCTCTGGCGTCCCTTCCAACTTATGCTTCTGGATCCTAGTATCGCTTTCACGGCTGTCTACACAGCTATCGTTTACGGCATCTTTTACTCCTTCTTCGAAGCATTCCCACTTGTCTACAACGAGATGTACGCTTTCAACCTCGGTGAACTGGGTCTCACCTTCTTGTCAGTCACCGTCGGTGTTGTGCTCAGCATAGTGTGGTACTGGTGGTATATCCGCTACCGCGTCGAACCCAGTATCCGACTCCATGGTCTCGGGGCCCCAGAACGACGTCTCATTCCCGCGCTCTTCGTCACCTTCTTC ACGTACATTGGATTGTATCCTGTATCGGTATTGTGA